Proteins from a single region of Chryseobacterium scophthalmum:
- a CDS encoding HlyD family secretion protein codes for MENKEQNTQDTKPAVSSAEAKKKQNKKNKVRAILSNIIVFLVIGLGLFWLIRQYFHIGDKTYTEAAQVEEFINPINTRVSAYINEIRFIEHQTVKKGDTLVILDKREILTQLGQAEAAYQNALAQKSATSSSVNTVSNNVSVMESNIAGAKARLWNAEQNLNRYKNLLASEAVTKQQFDQVKTEYDAQKAAYETLVNQKQTANLSTTEVKSKLGINDAEIKRTRSALEMAKINLSYTVITAPYDGVMGRRLIAEGQLIQPGQQVGTIVLNDQKWVTANFLESQMPNIKIGQKMKMTADALGKKEFEGTVTAVSAATGSRYSSVPTDNSTGNFIKVQQRIPVRIEFTASNKKEDIAKLSAGMNMNVSIN; via the coding sequence ATGGAAAACAAGGAACAAAACACTCAAGATACAAAACCTGCGGTTTCAAGCGCAGAAGCTAAGAAAAAGCAAAATAAAAAGAATAAAGTAAGAGCTATCCTTTCAAATATCATCGTTTTTCTGGTGATTGGTTTGGGCTTATTCTGGCTTATTCGTCAATATTTTCACATTGGTGATAAAACGTATACCGAAGCTGCTCAAGTGGAGGAATTTATTAATCCGATCAATACAAGAGTTTCGGCTTATATCAATGAAATTAGATTCATCGAACATCAAACGGTAAAAAAAGGAGATACTTTGGTGATTTTGGATAAAAGAGAAATTCTTACTCAATTGGGTCAGGCTGAAGCGGCTTATCAAAATGCTTTAGCTCAAAAATCGGCAACAAGTTCATCGGTAAATACGGTTTCTAATAACGTAAGTGTTATGGAATCTAATATTGCCGGAGCAAAAGCCAGACTTTGGAATGCCGAACAGAATTTAAACCGATACAAAAATCTTTTAGCTTCTGAAGCAGTTACAAAACAACAATTTGACCAGGTGAAAACAGAGTACGATGCTCAAAAAGCGGCATACGAAACCTTGGTTAATCAGAAGCAGACGGCCAATCTTTCTACAACTGAAGTAAAAAGCAAATTAGGAATTAACGATGCAGAAATCAAAAGAACAAGATCTGCATTGGAAATGGCTAAAATCAATCTTTCATATACTGTAATTACCGCACCTTACGATGGAGTGATGGGAAGAAGATTGATTGCTGAAGGACAACTGATCCAGCCGGGTCAACAAGTAGGAACAATTGTTTTGAATGATCAAAAATGGGTAACCGCAAACTTTTTAGAAAGCCAAATGCCCAATATTAAGATCGGACAAAAAATGAAAATGACAGCCGATGCCTTAGGTAAAAAAGAATTTGAAGGTACGGTAACAGCGGTCTCTGCAGCAACAGGTTCTAGATATTCAAGTGTTCCTACAGATAACTCTACCGGTAACTTCATAAAAGTACAGCAGAGAATTCCGGTAAGAATTGAGTTTACAGCATCCAATAAAAAGGAAGATATCGCTAAGCTTAGCGCAGGGATGAATATGAATGTTTCAATTAATTAA
- a CDS encoding TolC family protein, whose amino-acid sequence MVKNIKTALSVLIGLFPALFFSQEIKQMTVDEVAQLAIQNHQQLKVSAQNIDIAKQQKDITKLQKLPTITASTSQFYLGNVIAIDKDFSNSTTIPMPHYGSSYGVQATQLIFKGGLVNKSIELAGLREQLSELDFESRKQDIKFLVISNYLDIYKILNQEVVIQNNKKLAQERLKNIQKFYQQGMVTRNEVIRGELAIKNLDQGMLTLVNNRKILNYNLNIALGLNSETQIIPVENLGNKETGIGMDYYLNLAKDSNPQMKSAQTNIAVADKNIEVIKTDKMPTLSGFGGYTLQRPITTRNPVLDMYSSGWQGGVSLSYNIDNLYKTKERVKLGELQKNQANDAMTLVQQNLDMTVNAAYTKYQEAIQQTAILNDAKSLAEENYKITEAKYLNQLAVQAEMIDAQLQKLQSELDLANAEINVLYQYYNLLKSTGTL is encoded by the coding sequence ATGGTAAAAAACATAAAAACAGCTCTATCAGTTCTGATAGGTCTTTTTCCTGCGCTGTTTTTTTCACAAGAAATAAAACAGATGACAGTGGATGAAGTTGCCCAATTGGCAATTCAAAATCATCAGCAACTTAAAGTTTCAGCTCAGAATATCGATATTGCAAAACAGCAGAAAGATATTACAAAACTTCAGAAGCTTCCTACGATTACAGCTTCAACAAGCCAATTCTATTTGGGAAATGTAATTGCAATTGATAAAGATTTTTCCAACTCAACTACGATTCCGATGCCGCATTACGGAAGTTCGTATGGTGTTCAGGCGACTCAACTCATTTTCAAAGGAGGTTTGGTGAATAAGTCTATTGAGTTAGCAGGACTTCGTGAACAGCTTTCAGAATTAGATTTTGAAAGCAGAAAACAGGATATCAAGTTTTTGGTGATTTCTAATTATTTAGATATTTATAAAATTTTAAATCAGGAAGTTGTTATTCAAAACAATAAAAAACTGGCTCAGGAAAGGCTGAAAAATATCCAAAAGTTTTATCAGCAGGGAATGGTTACCAGAAATGAAGTTATTCGTGGTGAATTGGCGATTAAAAATTTAGACCAGGGAATGTTAACCTTAGTCAACAACAGAAAAATCCTTAATTATAATCTGAATATCGCTTTAGGATTAAATTCCGAAACTCAGATAATTCCCGTAGAAAATTTAGGCAATAAAGAGACCGGAATTGGGATGGATTATTATCTGAATTTAGCTAAAGACAGCAATCCACAAATGAAATCTGCACAAACCAATATTGCTGTTGCCGATAAAAATATAGAAGTTATTAAAACGGATAAAATGCCGACACTTTCAGGTTTTGGAGGATATACTTTGCAAAGACCAATTACGACAAGAAATCCTGTTTTGGATATGTACTCGAGCGGTTGGCAAGGCGGTGTTTCTTTGAGTTATAATATTGATAATTTATATAAAACCAAAGAAAGAGTGAAGCTTGGTGAGCTGCAGAAAAACCAGGCAAATGATGCGATGACTTTGGTGCAACAGAATCTTGATATGACAGTGAATGCAGCGTACACAAAATACCAGGAAGCGATTCAGCAAACTGCAATTCTGAATGATGCTAAAAGTTTAGCAGAAGAAAACTACAAAATTACAGAAGCTAAATATCTTAATCAATTGGCTGTGCAAGCTGAGATGATTGATGCACAACTTCAGAAATTACAGTCAGAATTAGATTTGGCAAATGCTGAAATCAATGTCTTATATCAATATTATAATCTGTTGAAATCAACAGGAACGCTTTAA
- a CDS encoding DUF4956 domain-containing protein produces the protein MELQELFERLAILCISIFTLYYFSNRNRNIRLHPLLGLISVCTFFMCLVFTKAEYSLGVGFGLFAIFSILRFRTETFTIQTIVFLFVSITLSLLDGLLPIKNLEILLGINISIVVIYLILNYFEKKSPIVSEKNSIEVISSLDFLQLEETERKRVLTEKTKLKNFSYNIKSINLNDNIVILKVSH, from the coding sequence TTGGAACTACAGGAACTTTTTGAACGTTTAGCGATACTTTGTATATCGATCTTTACTCTTTATTATTTTTCAAATAGAAACCGTAACATCAGACTGCACCCTCTTTTGGGATTAATTAGCGTTTGTACATTTTTTATGTGTTTGGTTTTTACCAAAGCGGAATATAGTCTCGGAGTGGGTTTTGGTCTTTTTGCCATCTTCTCGATCCTGCGTTTCAGAACGGAAACTTTTACCATTCAGACCATTGTTTTTCTATTTGTCTCCATCACACTTTCGCTATTAGACGGACTTTTGCCCATTAAAAATCTTGAAATTCTCTTAGGGATCAACATTTCGATTGTTGTAATTTATTTGATCTTAAATTATTTCGAAAAAAAATCACCTATCGTTTCTGAAAAAAACTCGATTGAAGTTATTTCCTCATTAGATTTTCTTCAATTGGAAGAAACAGAACGCAAAAGAGTTTTAACCGAAAAAACAAAATTGAAAAATTTCAGCTATAACATTAAAAGTATTAATCTGAATGATAATATTGTGATTTTAAAGGTTTCTCATTAA
- a CDS encoding PEP/pyruvate-binding domain-containing protein, with the protein MKNILLFLFLTFSLLSYSQDNYVHSITKKQQFLNLSGKPLTDKFTNMKSVKVVYDYGAKKLYFFNSTRYTYHYDFCSQVLGFSQEIGEFNKESYNPTNKRTYLLANINYLEDSDDWVMELAASDEMNAGLINFFFNEVNKNVFFKDKLKFYLNSPHVIGLNSKKALKIPTVFSDFIFKRITEQSIENASNVGILKKYDLQKKQDFNPKSDEIIIINTTPEFIPTVRGIIITELQTPLSHLVLLAKNRNIPVYVDTKVWDKQSVNNLLGKKVELITKENSYSLKASQKPIPAKKAVKEIILKKDLSVTNLVDLETTTPLNIVNSIGSKATNLGLLKQIQKELKSYKTPEYAFAIPFYYFDQHIKDNHFQDKINALYAIPKDSVKLLEKELKAFRKTVKNSKVDPELLKKIEEKLNAQSDFKNFRFRSSTNAEDMEGFNGAGLYDSKTAIIGDSAKTVEKAILDVWSSFWNFRAFQERDLFGIDHESCAMGVLVHRSFPDEKANGVLVTRNLYRDQYAGITVNVQLGEESVVKPEPGVTCDEFYCHNFNYLGSFVVDYRSTSSLNSGKPILTETEIKKLFDISPVLERKLYLLWQKRKMTKRSYPLDIEFKYLGDEKQLYIKQARAYMD; encoded by the coding sequence ATGAAAAATATTTTATTATTCTTATTTCTCACTTTCTCACTTTTATCGTATTCACAGGATAATTATGTGCATTCTATAACCAAGAAACAGCAGTTTCTCAATCTTTCCGGAAAACCGTTGACCGATAAGTTTACCAATATGAAGTCTGTAAAAGTGGTTTATGATTACGGTGCGAAAAAATTATATTTCTTTAACAGTACAAGATATACCTATCATTATGATTTCTGCTCGCAGGTTTTGGGATTTAGCCAGGAAATCGGAGAGTTTAACAAAGAATCTTACAATCCGACCAACAAGAGAACCTATCTTCTTGCGAATATCAATTATTTGGAAGATTCTGATGACTGGGTGATGGAACTGGCAGCTTCTGATGAGATGAATGCAGGTTTGATCAATTTCTTTTTTAATGAGGTCAATAAAAATGTGTTTTTCAAAGATAAGTTGAAGTTTTATTTGAATTCTCCCCATGTAATAGGTTTAAATTCAAAAAAAGCATTAAAAATACCAACAGTTTTCTCAGATTTTATTTTTAAAAGAATTACAGAACAGTCGATTGAGAATGCTTCTAATGTGGGAATTTTGAAAAAATATGATTTGCAGAAAAAACAAGATTTCAATCCTAAATCTGATGAAATTATCATCATTAATACAACTCCGGAATTTATTCCAACAGTTCGTGGAATTATTATTACCGAGCTTCAGACTCCTTTAAGCCATTTGGTTTTACTGGCGAAAAATAGAAATATTCCGGTGTATGTTGATACGAAAGTTTGGGATAAACAATCTGTCAATAACCTTTTAGGTAAGAAAGTGGAGTTGATAACCAAAGAAAATTCATATTCATTAAAAGCTTCACAAAAACCAATTCCAGCTAAAAAAGCAGTAAAAGAAATTATTCTGAAGAAAGATCTTTCGGTTACCAATTTGGTCGATTTAGAAACAACAACGCCTTTAAATATTGTCAATTCTATCGGTTCAAAAGCTACAAATCTTGGACTTTTAAAACAGATTCAAAAAGAATTAAAGTCGTATAAAACTCCGGAATACGCTTTTGCAATTCCATTTTATTATTTTGATCAGCATATTAAGGATAATCATTTTCAGGATAAAATCAATGCATTGTACGCGATTCCGAAAGATTCTGTAAAACTGTTGGAGAAAGAACTAAAAGCATTCAGAAAAACGGTAAAAAACTCAAAAGTGGATCCTGAACTTTTGAAGAAAATTGAAGAAAAGCTCAATGCACAAAGTGATTTTAAAAACTTCAGATTCCGTTCTTCAACCAATGCTGAAGATATGGAAGGCTTCAACGGAGCTGGATTATACGATTCTAAAACCGCAATCATCGGAGATTCTGCAAAAACTGTTGAGAAAGCTATTCTGGATGTATGGTCGAGTTTTTGGAATTTCCGTGCGTTTCAGGAGCGCGATTTGTTTGGGATCGATCATGAAAGCTGTGCAATGGGAGTTTTGGTACACCGTTCTTTTCCAGACGAAAAAGCCAACGGAGTTTTGGTCACAAGAAATTTGTACCGTGATCAATATGCAGGAATTACCGTAAATGTTCAATTAGGTGAAGAGTCTGTAGTAAAACCTGAGCCAGGTGTAACTTGCGATGAATTTTACTGTCACAATTTCAATTATTTAGGTTCGTTTGTGGTTGATTATCGTTCTACATCAAGCCTAAACAGTGGAAAACCGATTCTTACAGAAACAGAAATTAAAAAGTTATTTGATATTTCTCCTGTGTTAGAACGAAAATTATATCTTCTTTGGCAGAAACGAAAAATGACCAAGAGAAGCTATCCTTTAGATATTGAATTCAAATATTTAGGGGATGAAAAGCAATTGTACATTAAGCAGGCAAGAGCTTATATGGATTGA
- a CDS encoding vWA domain-containing protein, with amino-acid sequence MTDKHLNFQQGFTFSKHIPEDISHFDRVFDVFKDLLTHTSGDIEEAFEWLDMLDKEYDIFTDEYTLEDFEEDLRKRGYIKKEDDSEDGNSGTGKGKNILTAKLEAALREYALDQIFGKLKKSGIGNHRTNKSGVGDERDGENRNFQYGDDLSTVNMTESLKNAQINNGISDLRMTEDDLIVEETKHKAQMSTVLMIDISHSMILYGEDRITPAKKVAMALVELIKRKYPKDSIDIIVFGNEAWPIKIKDLPYLQVGPYHTNTVAGLELAMDILRRKRNTNKQIFMITDGKPSCLKLPTGEYYMNSVGLDQKIVTECLNKAAQARKLKIPITTFMIAQDPYLRQFVNAFTAQNKGKAFLTGLSGLGQMIFEDYEKNRIKRI; translated from the coding sequence ATGACAGATAAACATTTAAATTTTCAACAGGGATTTACTTTCAGCAAACATATTCCGGAAGACATTTCACATTTTGACCGAGTTTTTGATGTGTTCAAAGATTTATTGACCCACACTTCAGGAGATATCGAGGAGGCTTTTGAATGGCTCGATATGCTCGACAAAGAGTATGATATTTTCACCGACGAGTATACGCTTGAGGATTTTGAAGAAGATTTAAGAAAGCGAGGTTACATCAAAAAAGAAGACGATTCCGAAGATGGAAATTCAGGAACCGGGAAAGGTAAAAATATTCTTACAGCCAAACTGGAAGCCGCTTTACGAGAATATGCTTTAGATCAAATTTTTGGCAAACTCAAAAAAAGCGGAATCGGAAATCACAGAACCAACAAATCTGGAGTCGGTGACGAGCGCGATGGCGAAAACCGAAATTTTCAATACGGCGACGATCTTTCTACCGTCAATATGACTGAAAGCTTGAAAAACGCACAGATCAACAACGGAATTTCAGATTTGCGAATGACCGAAGACGACCTCATCGTAGAAGAAACCAAACATAAAGCTCAAATGAGTACGGTTTTAATGATCGATATCAGTCACTCGATGATTTTGTATGGTGAAGACAGGATTACACCTGCCAAAAAAGTTGCAATGGCTTTGGTAGAATTGATCAAAAGAAAATATCCCAAAGATTCCATCGATATTATCGTTTTCGGAAACGAAGCTTGGCCGATAAAAATCAAAGATCTTCCTTATTTGCAGGTCGGTCCGTATCATACCAATACCGTTGCAGGATTAGAATTGGCTATGGATATTCTTCGCAGAAAAAGAAATACCAACAAACAGATCTTCATGATCACCGACGGAAAACCGAGTTGCCTGAAACTTCCAACCGGTGAATATTACATGAACAGTGTAGGTTTAGACCAGAAAATTGTAACGGAATGTCTCAATAAAGCTGCACAAGCCAGAAAATTGAAAATCCCAATTACAACTTTTATGATTGCCCAAGATCCTTATCTTCGTCAGTTTGTTAATGCTTTTACCGCTCAAAATAAAGGAAAAGCTTTTCTTACAGGACTTTCAGGTTTAGGACAAATGATTTTTGAGGATTACGAGAAGAATAGGATTAAGAGAATATAA
- a CDS encoding sigma 54-interacting transcriptional regulator produces MKNDTTFKELKKSGYTDKTISQEIQANLIAKIKAKEPVFEGLWGYEDSVVPQLKKAILAGHHINLLGLRGQAKTRIARSIVNLLDEYMPIVKGSEINDSPFQPISKFARDLIAELGDETPISWVHRSNRFFEKLATPDVNVADLIGDIDPIKAATLKLPYSDERVLHYGMIPRANRSIFVLNELPDLQARIQVSLFNILQEGDIQIRGFQLRMPLDIQFVFTANPEDYTNRGSIVTPLKDRIGSQIFTHYPKTIALAKQITEQEAQVSAEDKAQIQIPDLAKNLLEEVAFAARDSEYVDAKSGVSARLTISAMENLVAAAKLRLIETGTDKTTVRLLDFISIIPSITGKIELVYEGEQEGADYVAKILIDKAVMIQFESIFPRISKLEKEGIKTPYTDLIKWFNKNHLELNYTDTDEEFYNKFNSIAPLTTVVEENASEFSKEDKNFCKELVLWALTISKKLDKSENSATYTFDSADVRQLFRN; encoded by the coding sequence ATGAAAAACGATACAACATTCAAAGAATTAAAAAAATCAGGATATACCGATAAAACCATCAGCCAAGAAATTCAGGCGAATTTAATTGCAAAGATCAAAGCAAAAGAACCCGTTTTTGAAGGACTTTGGGGCTATGAAGATTCTGTAGTTCCACAATTGAAAAAGGCAATTTTAGCGGGACATCATATCAATTTATTAGGTTTACGAGGACAGGCAAAAACCAGAATTGCAAGAAGCATTGTCAATCTTTTGGATGAATATATGCCAATCGTAAAAGGTTCTGAAATTAATGATAGTCCGTTTCAGCCGATTTCAAAATTTGCGAGAGATTTAATTGCTGAATTGGGTGATGAAACTCCAATTTCGTGGGTTCACCGTTCAAATCGTTTCTTTGAAAAACTGGCAACTCCCGATGTAAATGTTGCCGACTTAATTGGCGATATTGATCCTATTAAAGCAGCAACTTTAAAGCTTCCTTATTCCGACGAGCGTGTTCTACATTATGGAATGATCCCAAGAGCGAATCGTTCGATTTTTGTTTTAAATGAATTGCCCGATTTACAGGCTAGAATTCAGGTTTCTCTATTTAACATTTTGCAGGAAGGTGACATTCAGATTCGTGGATTTCAGTTGAGAATGCCTTTGGATATTCAGTTTGTGTTTACGGCAAATCCAGAAGATTATACCAATCGTGGAAGCATTGTAACTCCGTTGAAAGACAGAATCGGATCTCAAATTTTCACACATTACCCAAAAACCATTGCTTTAGCAAAACAGATTACCGAACAGGAAGCTCAGGTTTCTGCAGAAGATAAAGCACAGATTCAGATTCCTGATTTAGCAAAAAACCTATTGGAAGAAGTGGCTTTTGCAGCCCGTGACAGCGAATATGTTGATGCGAAAAGTGGTGTAAGTGCCCGTTTGACGATCAGTGCAATGGAAAACTTGGTCGCAGCAGCAAAATTACGATTAATAGAAACCGGAACCGATAAAACTACCGTTCGTCTGCTTGATTTCATATCGATCATTCCATCAATTACCGGAAAGATTGAATTGGTTTACGAAGGAGAACAGGAAGGCGCTGATTATGTTGCAAAAATTCTGATTGACAAAGCGGTGATGATTCAGTTTGAAAGTATTTTTCCCCGCATTTCAAAACTAGAAAAAGAAGGCATCAAAACTCCGTACACCGATTTGATTAAATGGTTCAACAAAAATCATTTGGAATTAAATTATACCGATACCGATGAAGAATTTTATAATAAATTTAACAGCATTGCACCTTTAACCACCGTTGTTGAAGAAAATGCTTCAGAATTTAGCAAAGAAGACAAAAACTTCTGCAAAGAATTAGTTCTTTGGGCTTTAACCATCAGTAAAAAATTAGATAAGTCTGAAAACAGTGCAACTTATACTTTTGATTCTGCAGATGTAAGACAATTGTTCAGAAATTAA
- a CDS encoding helix-turn-helix domain-containing protein, with protein MDKMTALEKFGVDIFTQHNIFERISVDKPFRPDNPAFIFIKSGSIKLRQHFNDLELTANTFMVTDPQTVYEMISVSDDFQSRMVSYKREFISALSLKFNRLITYRYFRQQMNVGVPFSKDDLDLIWKSVNFLKSILDSETEMTYKKEIVEHLFSVFCYQIAGIISNEDSRAMNQMSRQQEIVFVFLNDLSSHHLNNRTVEFYAERQSITTRHLSSVVKSVTGKSASQIIASIVINEAKVYLNSSKMPISVISTILGFSDQYSFSHFFKKHLEISPSQYRQQYQ; from the coding sequence ATGGATAAAATGACTGCTTTAGAAAAGTTCGGAGTTGATATTTTTACACAACATAATATTTTCGAAAGAATATCTGTGGATAAACCTTTCCGTCCGGATAATCCTGCCTTTATCTTTATTAAAAGCGGTTCTATAAAGCTTCGTCAACATTTTAACGATCTTGAACTTACTGCAAATACATTTATGGTGACAGATCCACAAACGGTTTATGAGATGATTTCTGTGAGTGATGATTTCCAATCGAGAATGGTTTCTTATAAACGTGAATTTATTTCTGCTTTGTCATTGAAATTCAATAGGTTGATTACGTATCGCTATTTCCGTCAGCAAATGAATGTAGGAGTTCCTTTTTCTAAAGATGATTTAGATCTTATTTGGAAAAGCGTTAATTTCTTAAAATCTATTTTAGATTCTGAAACTGAAATGACCTATAAAAAAGAGATTGTAGAACATCTTTTTTCAGTTTTCTGTTATCAGATAGCAGGAATTATTTCTAATGAAGATAGCCGTGCAATGAATCAGATGTCGAGACAGCAAGAAATCGTTTTTGTTTTCCTAAATGATTTGTCGTCTCACCATCTTAATAATAGAACAGTAGAGTTTTATGCCGAACGACAATCAATTACAACGAGACATCTTTCGTCGGTAGTAAAGTCTGTGACGGGTAAGTCGGCTAGTCAAATTATTGCTTCTATTGTAATCAATGAGGCAAAAGTATATCTTAACTCTTCAAAAATGCCTATTTCAGTGATTTCTACAATCCTTGGTTTCAGTGATCAGTATTCATTTTCACACTTTTTTAAGAAACATTTAGAGATAAGTCCGAGTCAATACAGACAACAATATCAATAA
- a CDS encoding efflux MFS transporter permease, which yields MYNKGLFSDWVPKPVQLLLIVLLLVVVMPLGGVYAGNISFMTSGTGHLTEYFMWANYATTIGMGACMPVVLRFKMRYKVRDKVVLLLVLLGLLSYINGTTMEPAIIIVSALVIGFLKMMITIELFLPLMVIMGGRGVFYGVFYTFVLTLTQISGYYAVEISMLYNWQQFFIIASLQCFVMALICWIFMHNKYFALKVPLHYIDWLSILLFVSTFMFSAYVFSFGKQQDWLNSTRIINASIAAFVSFALLAIRQMTLKRPYLSFKIFKRNNVQNGLFLLFCLGMFLGTASIQNIFSVGVLGYDQLTNAKLNLMMIPGLILAGIVAVYWFKKEKPLKTFIFSGFSAMIGYTIIMYFSMVLEFNYESWYLPMFLKGFGMGSLFISVWYYTLDKLELDDMLAAIGLVLVWRTFLAVGFFSALFSWFQYQFQIESLGNLAVYLDGMTLTSQNLSANLKSIQLNAILSANKKIFGYIIVAGFGILLFVLTHHFGEEKFKYPRFIRLINGKSVIARRRLQERRKLLEEIKDAAGPVI from the coding sequence ATGTATAACAAAGGTCTTTTCAGCGATTGGGTTCCCAAGCCTGTTCAGCTGTTACTTATAGTTTTGCTGCTTGTGGTCGTAATGCCTTTAGGAGGTGTTTATGCCGGGAATATCAGCTTTATGACGAGCGGAACCGGTCATCTTACTGAATATTTTATGTGGGCAAATTATGCCACAACTATTGGGATGGGAGCTTGTATGCCGGTTGTTCTCAGATTTAAAATGAGATATAAAGTGCGTGATAAAGTGGTGCTTTTATTGGTGCTTTTAGGATTGTTAAGTTACATCAATGGAACTACTATGGAACCTGCAATTATCATTGTAAGTGCTTTGGTTATTGGATTTTTAAAAATGATGATCACCATCGAGCTTTTTCTTCCGTTGATGGTCATCATGGGTGGAAGAGGGGTTTTCTACGGAGTATTTTATACATTTGTTTTAACTTTGACGCAGATCTCCGGTTACTATGCGGTAGAAATTTCGATGCTCTATAATTGGCAGCAGTTTTTCATCATTGCGTCACTACAGTGTTTCGTGATGGCTTTAATTTGCTGGATCTTTATGCATAATAAATATTTTGCTTTAAAAGTTCCGTTACATTACATTGATTGGCTGAGTATCCTTTTATTTGTTTCTACTTTCATGTTTTCGGCTTATGTTTTTTCATTTGGAAAACAGCAGGATTGGTTGAATTCTACAAGGATCATTAATGCGAGTATTGCTGCGTTTGTTAGTTTTGCTTTGTTGGCAATTCGTCAGATGACCTTGAAAAGACCTTATTTGTCATTCAAAATTTTCAAGCGAAATAATGTTCAAAACGGATTGTTTTTACTGTTTTGTTTAGGAATGTTCTTAGGAACTGCTTCAATTCAAAATATTTTTTCAGTCGGAGTTTTAGGATATGATCAATTGACCAATGCTAAACTGAATTTAATGATGATCCCTGGATTAATTCTTGCCGGAATTGTCGCTGTTTATTGGTTTAAAAAAGAAAAACCTCTTAAAACGTTCATCTTTTCAGGATTTTCTGCGATGATAGGGTATACAATTATTATGTACTTTTCAATGGTGCTCGAATTCAATTATGAAAGTTGGTATTTGCCGATGTTTCTGAAAGGTTTTGGGATGGGATCGCTCTTTATTTCAGTGTGGTATTATACTTTAGATAAGTTGGAACTCGATGATATGTTGGCTGCGATCGGATTGGTTTTGGTTTGGCGTACATTTCTTGCGGTAGGCTTTTTCTCGGCTTTGTTTTCGTGGTTTCAGTATCAGTTTCAGATTGAAAGTTTAGGCAATTTAGCGGTTTATTTAGATGGAATGACGCTTACTTCACAAAATCTTTCAGCCAATTTAAAAAGTATTCAGCTCAATGCGATCCTTTCTGCCAACAAGAAAATTTTCGGCTACATTATCGTTGCAGGTTTCGGAATTTTACTGTTTGTTTTGACGCATCATTTTGGGGAAGAAAAATTCAAATATCCAAGATTTATTAGACTTATCAATGGGAAATCTGTCATTGCAAGAAGAAGACTTCAAGAACGCAGAAAATTATTAGAAGAAATAAAAGATGCGGCAGGACCGGTCATCTAA